One genomic window of Arvicanthis niloticus isolate mArvNil1 chromosome 24, mArvNil1.pat.X, whole genome shotgun sequence includes the following:
- the Arpc1a gene encoding actin-related protein 2/3 complex subunit 1A, producing the protein MSLHQFLLEPITCHAWNRDRTQIALSPNNHEVHIYKKNGSQWTKAHELKEHNGHITGIDWAPKSDRIVTCGADRNAYVWSQKDGIWKPTLVILRINRAATFVKWSPLENKFAVGSGARLISVCYFESENDWWVSKHIKKPIRSTVLSLDWHPNNVLLAAGSCDFKCRVFSAYIKEVDEKPASTPWGSKMPFGQLMSEFGGSGSGGWVHGVSFSASGSRLAWVSHDSTVSVADASKSVQVSTLRTEFLPLLSVSFVSENSVVAAGHDCCPMLFNYDDRGCLTFVSKLDVPKQSIQRNMSAMERFRNMDKRATTEDRNTALETLHQNSITQVSIYEVDKQDCRKFCTTGIDGAMTIWDFKTLESSIQGLRIM; encoded by the exons atgtctctgcatcagtttctgctaGAGCCAATCACCTGCCATGCCTGGAACAGGGATCGTACCC AGATCGCCTTGAGCCCCAATAATCACGAGGTACACATCTACAAGAAGAATGGGAGTCAGTGGACGAAAGCTCATGAGCTGAAGGAACATAACGGACACATCACAG GTATTGACTGGGCTCCTAAGAGTGACCGGATTGTCACTTGTGGGGCGGACCGAAACGCCTATGTCTGGAGTCAGAAAGATGGCATCTGGAAGCCCACCCTGGTGATCCTGAGGATTAACCGTGCAGCCACTTTTGTGAAGTGGTCCCCACTTGAGAACAAGTTTGCTGTGGGGAGTGGAGCCCGGCTCATCTCTGTTTGTTACTTTGAGTCTGAAAATGACTG GTGGGTGAGCAAGCACATCAAGAAGCCTATTCGTTCCACGGTCCTCAGCCTGGACTGGCATCCCAACAATGTTTTGCTGGCTGCAGGCTCCTGCGACTTCAAATgcag AGTGTTTTCTGCCTACATCAAAGAGGTGGATGAGAAGCCAGCCAGCACACCCTGGGGCAGCAAGATGCCTTTTGGTCAGCTGATGTCTGAGTTTGGTGGCAGTGGCTCAGGCGGCTGGGTCCATGGGGTCAGCTTCTCTGCCAGTGGGAGCCGCCTGGCCTGGGTCAGCCACGACAGCACCGTGTCTGTTGCTGATGCCTCAAAAAGCGTGCA GGTTTCAACTCTGAGAACGGAGTTCCTGCCGCTGCTCAGTGTGTCATTTGTCTCAGAGAACAGCGTTGTGGCTGCT GGCCATGACTGCTGCCCGATGCTCTTTAACTACGACGACCGTGGCTGTTTGACCTTTGTGTCCAAACTAGACGTTCCAAAACAGAGCATCCAGCGCAACATGTCTGCTATGGAACGCTTCCGAAACATGGACAAGAGGGCCACCACTGAGGACCGCAACACAGCCTTGGAAACACTGCACCAGAACAGCATCAC tcAAGTGTCTATTTATGAAGTGGACAAGCAAGATTGTCGCAAATTTTGCACTACTGGCATTGATGGAGCCATGACAATTTGGGATTTCAAG ACCCTAGAGTCTTCCATCCAGGGTCTCCGGATAATGTGA